In Microbacterium maritypicum, the following are encoded in one genomic region:
- a CDS encoding cysteine desulfurase family protein — translation MLYLDHAATSPVRPEVLEAMRPYLTGVFGNPSSHHTAGEAAASALDEARARVARVLGMRAGDVVFTAGGTEANNLAVKGIVLAALEAGRRHLVISPIEHESILESAEYLKRFHSVDVTLLPVDTGGRISADAVTAAIRPDTALVSVGHANNEIGTVQDAAALSAVTRAARVPLHLDAVQSAGWLPLHELGADAVSIAGHKLGAPKGIGALAVRGRVPIEPLLHGGGQERGRRSGTENVAGAVALATALELAEQERATVTARVGSATARFISLVLNSVPEAALTGDAVRRLPGTASFTFAGTSGESVLLELERRGVISSSGSACAAGSDEPSHVLLACGVPAEVAQTSVRFTFGREELPEDAPERLAALVAESVRAARG, via the coding sequence GTGCTGTACCTCGACCACGCCGCGACATCCCCGGTGCGACCGGAGGTGCTGGAGGCGATGCGCCCGTACCTGACGGGCGTGTTCGGCAACCCGTCCAGCCACCACACCGCGGGAGAGGCTGCGGCGAGCGCCCTCGACGAGGCCCGCGCCCGGGTCGCACGCGTCCTGGGGATGCGTGCCGGTGATGTCGTGTTCACCGCAGGCGGCACCGAGGCGAACAACCTCGCGGTCAAGGGCATCGTGCTCGCGGCGCTCGAGGCAGGGCGACGACACCTGGTGATCTCCCCGATCGAGCACGAATCGATCCTGGAGTCGGCCGAGTATCTGAAACGCTTCCACTCCGTCGACGTGACCCTGCTGCCGGTGGATACCGGCGGACGGATCTCTGCGGATGCCGTCACCGCGGCGATCCGCCCCGACACCGCGCTGGTCTCGGTGGGACACGCGAACAACGAGATCGGCACCGTTCAGGATGCAGCGGCGCTGTCGGCCGTCACCCGCGCCGCTCGCGTTCCGCTGCACCTCGACGCCGTGCAGTCGGCCGGATGGCTTCCCCTGCACGAGCTCGGTGCCGATGCAGTATCGATCGCCGGGCACAAGCTCGGCGCCCCCAAGGGGATCGGCGCACTCGCCGTGCGCGGACGTGTGCCCATCGAGCCTCTGCTGCACGGTGGCGGTCAGGAACGCGGGCGGCGCTCGGGCACCGAGAACGTCGCCGGGGCTGTGGCGCTCGCGACCGCGCTGGAGCTCGCGGAGCAGGAACGGGCGACCGTGACGGCGCGGGTGGGTTCGGCCACCGCGCGGTTCATCTCCCTCGTGCTGAACAGCGTTCCGGAAGCCGCGCTCACCGGCGACGCCGTGCGCCGTCTGCCCGGGACGGCGAGCTTCACGTTCGCCGGCACCAGTGGAGAGTCCGTGCTGCTGGAGCTGGAGCGCCGCGGGGTCATCTCCTCCAGTGGCTCGGCGTGCGCGGCCGGCAGCGACGAGCCTTCGCACGTGCTCCTCGCGTGCGGTGTTCCTGCCGAAGTGGCCCAGACATCCGTCCGGTTCACCTTCGGGCGGGAGGAGCTCCCTGAGGACGCACCCGAGCGGCTGGCTGCCCTCGTCGCGGAGTCCGTGCGTGCGGCGCGAGGCTGA
- a CDS encoding glycosyltransferase family 2 protein: MTAAAPIVTVIVPGRDIAAFAPAALDSLRAQTELRWRAILIDDGSTDDTGAIFDAAAAADDRFTAIHHAASRGLGAARNVGLDLVDTPYLGFLDGDDELLPHALARMTGTLEATGSDFVAGAYVRSRSQGAAYVAGRVQPWVAAATSPERLGTALAAHPRAVSNIVAWSKVSRTEFWQDLRFPERVAYEDQVVAQLMYTRARAFDVIPDVVVQWRLRADGTSITQGKAQLPVLKDYLAALRGGIRVLHEAGARGSVVARLELILAMDMPSLLDIASSHPDPAYAAEVDAFIAELRALPEFADASPDPTITAALAW, translated from the coding sequence GTGACCGCTGCCGCCCCGATCGTGACCGTGATCGTCCCCGGACGCGACATCGCCGCCTTCGCCCCCGCCGCACTCGACTCGCTGCGTGCACAGACCGAGTTGCGATGGCGCGCGATCCTCATCGACGACGGTTCGACCGACGACACCGGTGCGATCTTCGACGCGGCGGCCGCCGCCGACGACCGGTTCACGGCCATCCACCACGCCGCATCCCGCGGCCTCGGCGCCGCGCGCAACGTCGGCCTCGACCTCGTGGACACGCCCTATCTCGGGTTCCTCGACGGTGACGACGAGCTTCTGCCCCACGCGCTCGCGCGGATGACGGGCACACTCGAAGCGACCGGGAGCGACTTCGTGGCGGGCGCCTACGTGCGCTCACGCTCGCAGGGAGCAGCGTATGTCGCCGGGCGCGTGCAGCCCTGGGTGGCGGCGGCGACCTCGCCGGAGCGCCTCGGCACCGCACTCGCGGCACACCCGCGGGCGGTGTCGAACATCGTCGCCTGGTCCAAGGTGAGCCGCACCGAGTTCTGGCAGGATCTCCGCTTCCCCGAGAGGGTCGCGTACGAGGACCAGGTGGTCGCCCAGCTCATGTACACCCGGGCGCGGGCCTTCGATGTGATCCCCGATGTCGTCGTGCAGTGGCGGCTGCGTGCCGACGGCACCTCGATCACGCAGGGCAAGGCCCAGCTGCCTGTACTGAAGGACTACCTCGCTGCGCTGCGCGGCGGCATCCGTGTGCTGCACGAGGCGGGTGCCCGAGGCTCGGTAGTCGCGCGGCTCGAGCTCATCCTCGCCATGGACATGCCGTCCCTGCTCGACATCGCGAGCAGCCACCCCGACCCGGCATACGCCGCCGAGGTCGACGCCTTCATCGCAGAGCTGCGGGCACTCCCCGAGTTCGCCGATGCCTCCCCCGATCCCACCATCACCGCCGCACTCGCGTGGTGA
- a CDS encoding SDR family NAD(P)-dependent oxidoreductase: MNDYLASLFSLEGRTAVVTGGSSGIGRGIATALARSGAATVVVARGEARIEETVEELRAHGCRAAGVVGDLSTRSGIRALAEAAVQPFGEPDILVNSAGINIRPPFAEITEDDWDATMTVNALAPFLLGQRYAQGMAERGYGRLIHISSQQAHRAFVGSGVYGASKGAVESLMRSEAEAWGGTGVTSNTLVPGFVLTPLNARLQQDPAKIAELAARTMIGRNGLPSDFAGAAVFLAGAGSGYVTGHSLFVDGGLSVH, translated from the coding sequence ATGAACGATTACCTCGCCTCCCTCTTCTCGCTCGAGGGCCGCACCGCGGTCGTCACCGGCGGCAGCTCCGGCATCGGCCGCGGCATCGCCACGGCACTCGCCCGGTCCGGTGCCGCCACGGTCGTCGTCGCGCGCGGCGAGGCCCGCATCGAGGAGACCGTCGAGGAACTCCGCGCGCACGGCTGCCGCGCGGCCGGAGTCGTCGGCGACCTCAGCACGCGGTCGGGCATCCGTGCCCTCGCGGAGGCCGCTGTCCAGCCGTTCGGGGAGCCCGACATCCTGGTGAACTCCGCGGGCATCAACATCCGTCCGCCGTTCGCGGAGATCACCGAAGACGACTGGGACGCGACGATGACCGTCAACGCCCTCGCGCCCTTCCTGCTCGGTCAGCGCTACGCGCAGGGCATGGCGGAGCGCGGCTACGGCAGGCTCATCCACATCAGCTCCCAGCAGGCGCATCGAGCTTTCGTCGGCAGTGGCGTCTACGGCGCCTCGAAGGGGGCGGTGGAGTCGCTGATGCGCTCCGAGGCCGAAGCATGGGGAGGGACCGGAGTGACCAGCAACACGCTGGTACCCGGGTTCGTGCTGACGCCGCTGAACGCCCGTCTGCAGCAGGACCCGGCGAAGATCGCCGAGCTGGCCGCCCGCACGATGATCGGCCGCAACGGGCTCCCGAGTGACTTCGCCGGCGCGGCCGTCTTCCTCGCTGGAGCCGGTTCGGGCTATGTCACCGGCCACTCCCTGTTCGTCGACGGTGGACTGTCGGTGCACTGA
- a CDS encoding ABC transporter ATP-binding protein, whose product MGGGRGGGASFRGVDEDTQRKLNAEAPRISGLGSRVVSLFRAYRARIFLTGVLVVVGAAIAVIPPLIVQRIFDDALFPVAGGGPHLELLAWLVAAMVGLFLLSAVLGVAQTWLTSTVGNSVTGDLRVKLFEHLQAMELGFFTRTKTGVIQSRLQNDVGGVSGVLTNTVTSILGNVVTVIASLVAMILIDWRLTLIAVIMMPFLIFVQRKVGQVRARIAGETQESLSELTSITQETLSVSGMLLSKSFNRQRTESERYQAENRNQVVLQVRRAMSGQGFFAVVQVLMASVPAVIYLVSGYLIAGGTGAITAGTVVAFTTVQARLLMPLMGLMRVSLDLQTSSALFARIFEYLDLVPEIQDAPDAITVDEAPGPKGRLEFADVLFRYPDASADARPTLDGVSFVAEPGQHVAFVGPSGAGKTTILYLAPRLYEAKGGSVLFAGADVRTLTQESIIDHVGIVSQETYLFHATIRENLRYAKPDATEQELIAACTAANIHHIIAGFEQGYDTVVGERGYRLSGGEKQRIAIARVLLKDPPVLLLDEATSALDTVSERVVQEALDEAAKGRTTLSIAHRLSTVMGADVIHVLEAGRIVESGTHSELLARGGLYAELAAQQVAASRVLDTEAAVEAAVTGGVGAALTDRRADRAPADSAGADAVAAITAAVPLLAEPRPDERVYPPEP is encoded by the coding sequence ATGGGCGGTGGACGAGGTGGAGGAGCGAGCTTCCGCGGGGTCGATGAGGATACGCAGCGGAAGCTGAATGCCGAGGCGCCGCGGATCAGCGGCCTCGGTTCACGGGTCGTCTCCCTGTTCCGTGCCTACCGCGCGCGCATCTTCCTCACGGGAGTGCTCGTGGTCGTCGGCGCGGCGATCGCCGTCATCCCGCCTCTGATCGTGCAGCGCATCTTCGATGACGCGCTGTTCCCGGTCGCCGGCGGCGGGCCGCATCTCGAGCTGCTGGCCTGGCTCGTCGCCGCGATGGTCGGGCTCTTCCTGCTCTCCGCCGTCCTCGGTGTGGCGCAGACCTGGCTCACCTCCACCGTGGGCAACAGCGTCACCGGCGACCTGCGGGTGAAGCTCTTCGAGCACCTCCAGGCCATGGAGCTCGGATTCTTCACGCGGACGAAGACAGGAGTGATCCAGTCCCGGCTGCAGAACGACGTGGGCGGCGTCTCCGGCGTGCTGACCAACACCGTCACCAGCATCCTGGGCAACGTCGTGACCGTCATCGCCTCGCTCGTCGCGATGATCCTGATCGACTGGCGCCTCACCCTCATCGCCGTGATCATGATGCCGTTCCTCATCTTCGTCCAGCGCAAGGTGGGCCAGGTGCGGGCGCGGATCGCGGGAGAGACGCAGGAATCCCTGTCGGAGTTGACCTCGATCACGCAGGAGACGCTGAGCGTCTCGGGCATGCTGCTCTCGAAGTCGTTCAACCGTCAGCGCACGGAGTCGGAGCGCTATCAGGCCGAGAACCGCAACCAGGTCGTTCTTCAGGTGCGCAGGGCCATGAGTGGTCAGGGCTTCTTCGCGGTCGTGCAGGTGCTCATGGCCAGCGTGCCGGCGGTCATCTACCTCGTCTCGGGCTATCTCATCGCCGGGGGCACCGGGGCGATCACGGCGGGAACCGTCGTCGCATTCACCACGGTGCAGGCGCGGCTCCTCATGCCGCTGATGGGCCTGATGCGGGTCTCGCTCGATCTGCAGACATCTTCGGCGCTGTTCGCCCGCATCTTCGAGTACCTCGACCTGGTGCCCGAGATCCAGGACGCTCCGGATGCGATCACCGTCGACGAGGCACCGGGCCCCAAGGGGCGGCTCGAGTTCGCCGATGTGCTCTTCCGCTACCCGGACGCCTCGGCCGATGCCCGACCGACGCTGGACGGCGTCTCGTTCGTCGCCGAACCCGGGCAGCACGTGGCGTTCGTCGGCCCCTCGGGTGCGGGCAAGACGACGATCCTGTACCTCGCGCCGCGGCTGTACGAAGCCAAGGGCGGCTCGGTGCTCTTCGCGGGCGCCGATGTGCGCACGCTCACGCAGGAGTCGATCATCGACCACGTGGGCATCGTGTCGCAGGAGACCTACCTGTTCCACGCGACGATCCGCGAGAACCTCCGCTATGCCAAGCCGGATGCGACAGAGCAGGAGCTGATCGCCGCGTGCACCGCGGCCAACATCCACCACATCATCGCCGGGTTCGAACAGGGATACGACACCGTGGTCGGTGAGCGCGGGTACCGGCTCTCGGGCGGGGAGAAGCAGCGCATCGCGATCGCGCGCGTGCTGCTGAAGGATCCGCCGGTACTTCTCCTGGATGAGGCGACGTCGGCCCTCGACACCGTGTCGGAGCGCGTGGTGCAGGAGGCGCTCGACGAGGCGGCGAAGGGGCGCACGACGCTGTCCATCGCGCACCGCCTGTCCACCGTGATGGGTGCCGATGTGATCCACGTGCTCGAGGCAGGGCGCATCGTCGAGTCGGGAACCCACTCCGAGTTGCTCGCGCGGGGTGGGTTGTATGCGGAGCTCGCCGCGCAGCAGGTCGCCGCATCGCGCGTGCTCGACACCGAGGCCGCGGTCGAAGCGGCCGTCACCGGGGGAGTCGGGGCCGCGCTCACCGACCGCCGTGCAGATCGAGCACCCGCGGACTCCGCCGGCGCCGATGCCGTCGCGGCCATCACCGCGGCGGTGCCGCTGCTCGCCGAGCCCCGCCCCGACGAACGGGTTTACCCGCCCGAACCCTGA
- a CDS encoding MDR family MFS transporter, protein MSAVDTGSISTTPAPAAGEISRKDMRVIWLLLVAAFVAILNETTMGIAIPHLNADLGIPPELGQWLTSAFMLTMAVVIPTTGFILQRFTTRQVFIAAMIAFSLGTLVALVAPGFSILLVGRVIQAAGTGIMMPLLMTTIMNVVPPQSRGRMMGRVGLVISLAPAIGPTIAGAVLETLNWRALFAIILPIALIALFMGVKWMTNLGETRVVPLDVLSIPLAALGFGGIVFGLSQFGGEGGSGETTGIIALVVGAVSLALFVWRQLILQRVDDALLDLRVFRSSNFTFSVIIMTILALSMFGTLTLLPQYLQNVAGLNALESGLILLPGSVLMGLLGPVMGRVYDARGTRPLLIPGTILVSAALFFYSTVGEHTVWWVLIIVQAAMSVGLAMSFTPLFSASLGSLQRSLYSHGSAVLNTLQQVGGAAGVALLTVTYSAILHAGEGEGLSRAAAGAPGARMAFLIAAIISLAAVALSPFVRKPADDAGEGFHGGH, encoded by the coding sequence ATGTCTGCCGTCGATACCGGCTCCATCTCGACGACCCCCGCACCGGCAGCGGGTGAGATCTCGCGCAAGGACATGCGCGTGATCTGGCTGCTGCTCGTCGCTGCGTTCGTCGCCATCCTCAACGAGACCACGATGGGGATCGCGATCCCGCATCTGAACGCCGATCTCGGCATCCCGCCCGAGCTCGGCCAGTGGCTCACCAGTGCCTTCATGCTGACGATGGCCGTCGTGATCCCGACCACCGGTTTCATCCTGCAGCGCTTCACCACGCGGCAGGTCTTCATCGCCGCGATGATCGCGTTCTCGCTCGGCACGCTCGTCGCGCTGGTCGCTCCCGGTTTCTCGATCCTGCTCGTGGGGCGCGTCATCCAGGCCGCCGGTACCGGCATCATGATGCCGCTGCTGATGACGACGATCATGAACGTCGTTCCGCCGCAGTCCCGAGGTCGGATGATGGGCCGCGTCGGCCTGGTCATCTCGCTCGCCCCGGCGATCGGACCCACCATCGCCGGTGCCGTGCTCGAGACACTGAACTGGCGCGCGCTCTTCGCGATCATCCTCCCGATCGCGCTCATCGCGCTCTTCATGGGCGTGAAGTGGATGACGAACCTCGGCGAGACCCGCGTCGTCCCGCTCGACGTCCTCTCGATCCCTCTCGCGGCGCTCGGCTTCGGCGGCATCGTGTTCGGCCTCAGCCAGTTCGGCGGCGAAGGCGGATCCGGCGAGACCACGGGCATCATCGCTCTGGTCGTCGGCGCGGTGTCGCTGGCGCTGTTCGTGTGGCGTCAGCTCATCCTGCAGCGTGTCGACGACGCACTGCTCGACCTGCGCGTCTTCCGCTCGAGCAACTTCACGTTCTCGGTGATCATCATGACGATCCTGGCGCTGTCGATGTTCGGAACGCTGACCCTGCTGCCGCAGTACCTGCAGAACGTCGCGGGGCTGAACGCCCTCGAGTCCGGCCTGATCCTGCTCCCCGGCTCGGTGCTGATGGGTCTGCTGGGTCCGGTCATGGGTCGCGTGTACGACGCGCGCGGCACGCGGCCGCTGCTGATCCCGGGCACGATCCTCGTGTCGGCGGCGCTGTTCTTCTACTCCACGGTCGGCGAGCACACCGTGTGGTGGGTGCTCATCATCGTGCAGGCGGCCATGTCCGTCGGACTGGCGATGTCGTTCACGCCCCTGTTCTCGGCCTCGCTCGGTTCGCTGCAGCGGTCGTTGTACTCACACGGTTCCGCTGTGCTGAACACGCTCCAGCAGGTCGGCGGCGCGGCCGGTGTCGCTCTGCTGACGGTCACCTACTCGGCGATCCTGCACGCCGGCGAGGGCGAAGGCCTGTCGCGAGCAGCGGCCGGAGCACCGGGCGCGCGCATGGCGTTCCTCATCGCCGCGATCATCTCGCTCGCCGCGGTGGCGCTCAGCCCGTTCGTCCGCAAGCCCGCCGACGACGCCGGCGAGGGCTTCCACGGCGGCCACTGA
- a CDS encoding 1-acyl-sn-glycerol-3-phosphate acyltransferase, producing the protein MLKRLLARMFWAFSRWTLTSEAAPTRPTVLVGAPHTSNWDFVLMLAIAWRLGIDVHWLGKKSLFRGWRGPLMRGLGGIPVDRADPARVVNDVVGQVHAGTVFGLVVTPDGTRGGNEYWKSGFYRIARETGMPVTLGFVDRTTMTTGLGPTIDLTGDVAADMDRIRAFYADKAGARPERRTEPRLREEQPAPGADARE; encoded by the coding sequence ATGCTCAAACGACTCCTCGCCCGCATGTTCTGGGCGTTCAGCAGATGGACGCTCACGAGCGAGGCAGCCCCCACACGCCCGACGGTGCTCGTCGGCGCCCCGCATACCAGCAACTGGGACTTCGTCCTCATGCTCGCGATCGCCTGGCGACTCGGCATCGACGTGCACTGGCTCGGGAAGAAGAGCCTCTTCCGCGGCTGGCGAGGTCCGCTCATGCGTGGTCTCGGCGGCATCCCCGTGGATCGCGCGGACCCGGCGCGTGTGGTGAACGATGTCGTCGGGCAGGTGCACGCCGGAACGGTCTTCGGGCTCGTGGTCACCCCGGACGGGACCCGTGGCGGCAACGAGTACTGGAAGTCGGGCTTCTACCGCATCGCACGCGAGACGGGGATGCCGGTCACACTCGGCTTCGTCGATCGCACGACGATGACCACGGGCCTCGGTCCCACGATCGACCTCACCGGAGACGTCGCCGCGGACATGGACCGGATCCGAGCGTTCTACGCCGACAAGGCCGGGGCCCGACCCGAGCGTCGCACCGAGCCGCGGCTTCGCGAGGAGCAGCCCGCCCCGGGAGCCGACGCCCGCGAGTGA
- a CDS encoding DUF6328 family protein, translating to MTSDPPRSDHELDDRRDGRDETANERADRNWEELLQELRVMQTGTQILTGFLLAVAFQPRFTEMDEFQRDLYVVLVALAAIATILALAPVGMHRALFGHRRKPELVRIAARIVRIDLIVIGALTIGVTMLIVDFTVNRTAGLVALISALVLVVALWAALPRIMRGRPRAPGAETN from the coding sequence ATGACATCGGATCCTCCGCGCAGCGACCACGAACTCGATGACCGCAGGGACGGACGTGACGAGACTGCGAACGAACGCGCGGACCGCAACTGGGAAGAGCTCCTGCAGGAGCTCCGCGTGATGCAGACGGGGACCCAGATCCTCACCGGGTTCCTCCTCGCCGTGGCATTCCAGCCGAGGTTCACCGAGATGGACGAATTCCAGCGTGACCTCTACGTCGTCCTCGTCGCCCTGGCCGCGATCGCGACCATCCTGGCGCTGGCTCCCGTGGGAATGCACCGCGCTCTGTTCGGACACCGCCGCAAACCCGAGCTCGTGCGGATCGCCGCCCGGATCGTCAGGATCGATCTGATCGTGATCGGAGCGCTGACGATCGGGGTCACGATGCTGATCGTCGACTTCACGGTCAACCGCACGGCCGGGCTCGTGGCGTTGATCTCGGCGCTCGTGCTGGTCGTCGCACTGTGGGCAGCGTTGCCGCGAATCATGCGCGGCCGACCCCGCGCCCCCGGAGCCGAGACGAACTGA
- a CDS encoding Dps family protein: MAETKTKKSGSSTKGAVKTTRQQNAEKGFTASPALASNLQLVLVDLLELAIQGKQAHWNVVGRNFRDTHRQLDEIIDDARAFSDTIAERMRALHAVPDGRSATIAKTTTLPAFPAGEVSTTETIDLVTERLEAAVGTMRDVHDAVDEEDPTSADLLHAVIERLEQFAWMVSAENRSPAGR, encoded by the coding sequence ATGGCTGAAACGAAGACGAAGAAGAGCGGCAGCTCGACGAAGGGTGCCGTGAAGACCACGCGCCAGCAGAATGCGGAGAAGGGCTTCACTGCCTCTCCCGCGCTCGCGAGCAACCTGCAACTGGTGCTCGTGGACCTGCTCGAACTGGCGATCCAGGGCAAGCAGGCGCACTGGAACGTCGTGGGCCGCAACTTCCGAGACACCCATCGCCAGCTCGACGAGATCATCGACGATGCGCGCGCGTTCAGCGACACGATCGCGGAGCGGATGCGCGCCCTGCATGCGGTTCCGGACGGGCGCAGCGCCACCATCGCCAAGACTACGACTCTGCCCGCGTTCCCCGCGGGGGAGGTCTCGACCACCGAGACCATCGATCTGGTGACCGAACGACTGGAGGCGGCGGTCGGGACGATGCGCGACGTGCACGACGCCGTCGACGAGGAAGACCCGACGTCGGCGGATCTCCTGCACGCGGTCATCGAGCGACTCGAGCAGTTCGCCTGGATGGTCAGCGCTGAGAACCGCAGCCCCGCCGGTCGCTGA
- a CDS encoding GNAT family N-acetyltransferase: MTEQNDEKDRNIVISHISEADAGEVLTVQRAAFVSEAAIYGSVDMPPLTQTLTELEAELRSESGLAARIDGRLVGAIRFVEKDGMLLIGRIAIAPDMQGEGVGRTLLDHAERASNAQVAELFTGSLSEANIRLYERCGYVEHERVPDGDGTEQVFLRKNLRGG; the protein is encoded by the coding sequence GTGACAGAACAGAACGACGAGAAGGACCGGAACATCGTCATCTCGCACATCAGCGAAGCGGATGCCGGTGAAGTGCTCACCGTGCAGCGCGCGGCGTTCGTCTCGGAAGCCGCGATCTACGGGAGCGTGGACATGCCTCCCCTGACGCAGACCCTCACCGAGCTGGAGGCGGAGCTGCGCTCGGAGTCCGGCTTGGCGGCGCGCATCGACGGACGCCTCGTGGGCGCGATCCGATTCGTGGAGAAGGACGGGATGCTCCTCATCGGGAGGATCGCGATCGCCCCCGACATGCAGGGCGAGGGCGTCGGGCGGACTCTGCTCGATCACGCGGAGCGCGCGTCCAACGCGCAGGTCGCCGAGCTCTTCACCGGCAGCCTGAGCGAGGCGAACATCCGCCTCTACGAGAGGTGCGGCTACGTCGAGCACGAGCGCGTGCCGGACGGCGACGGCACGGAGCAGGTGTTCCTGCGCAAGAACCTGCGAGGAGGATAA
- a CDS encoding Fe-S cluster assembly protein HesB, producing MLTLTDNASAIVTTLVSRQTDAPDAGLRIHSSEPQNAEGGARLAVLVAADPEPQDQVVEVSGTRLFLDESAVAALDDKILDAGVDDEGSVSFAVLPQVA from the coding sequence GTGCTCACCCTCACCGACAACGCCTCCGCCATCGTGACGACGCTCGTCAGTCGCCAGACCGACGCCCCGGATGCCGGACTGCGCATCCACTCGTCCGAACCTCAGAACGCGGAGGGCGGCGCGCGTCTCGCGGTGCTCGTCGCCGCAGATCCGGAGCCCCAGGACCAGGTCGTCGAAGTCTCCGGCACCCGGCTCTTCCTCGATGAGTCCGCCGTCGCCGCACTCGACGACAAGATCCTCGACGCGGGTGTGGACGACGAGGGCTCCGTGTCGTTCGCGGTGCTCCCTCAGGTCGCCTGA
- a CDS encoding LysR family transcriptional regulator: protein MKISLLRRFVVLAEELHFPRAAEKLGIPLASLYTSIDKLEAEVGHPIIHREGQTRLTHVGELLLVEAKAEVAAAPAPVKNAPAPAGGKAKASKGKGRTPAVKGQPKPYKKRQGR, encoded by the coding sequence GTGAAGATCTCTCTGCTCCGCCGTTTCGTCGTCCTCGCGGAAGAGCTCCACTTTCCGCGCGCGGCCGAGAAGCTCGGCATCCCACTGGCCTCGCTGTACACCTCGATCGACAAGCTCGAGGCCGAGGTCGGCCATCCCATCATCCACCGCGAAGGGCAGACCCGGCTGACGCACGTCGGTGAGCTCTTGCTGGTCGAGGCGAAGGCGGAGGTCGCGGCCGCTCCCGCGCCGGTGAAGAACGCCCCCGCACCCGCCGGCGGCAAGGCGAAGGCCTCGAAGGGCAAGGGCCGAACGCCCGCCGTGAAGGGTCAGCCGAAGCCTTACAAGAAGCGGCAGGGCCGCTAG
- a CDS encoding alpha/beta fold hydrolase, translating into MTDTQIFEPDGRAIPFVDEGDGPVKLVLIQERDLPADILGVVAHYLAEEAGFHVLRIGHRAEVKGEEVSLDERVEDALAVIDHVGLGDTWIGGHGFGGTVARAFAVAHADSVNGLALLGVEELDIPLAPVMPVLIIQGTKDNVTPFANGEQLQSTAPERASVKSIDGGDHHFPMTHPIETAVVIEEYLDWD; encoded by the coding sequence CTTCGAGCCCGACGGCCGCGCGATCCCCTTCGTCGATGAGGGCGACGGACCCGTCAAGCTCGTCCTGATCCAGGAGCGCGACCTCCCGGCCGACATCCTCGGTGTCGTCGCGCACTACCTCGCCGAAGAGGCGGGCTTCCACGTGCTGCGGATCGGTCACCGCGCCGAGGTCAAGGGCGAAGAGGTGTCGCTGGACGAGCGCGTCGAGGATGCGCTCGCCGTGATCGACCACGTCGGCCTCGGCGACACCTGGATCGGCGGACACGGATTCGGCGGCACCGTCGCACGTGCTTTCGCCGTCGCGCACGCGGACAGTGTCAACGGACTGGCGCTGCTCGGCGTCGAAGAACTCGACATCCCCCTCGCGCCGGTGATGCCCGTTCTGATCATTCAGGGGACGAAAGACAACGTCACGCCGTTCGCCAACGGTGAGCAGCTGCAGTCGACGGCACCCGAGCGTGCGAGCGTGAAGAGCATCGACGGGGGAGACCATCACTTCCCGATGACGCACCCGATCGAGACCGCGGTCGTGATCGAGGAGTACCTCGACTGGGACTGA